A stretch of the Pygocentrus nattereri isolate fPygNat1 chromosome 29, fPygNat1.pri, whole genome shotgun sequence genome encodes the following:
- the LOC108442519 gene encoding H-2 class II histocompatibility antigen, E-S beta chain-like yields MNWSSVSQTLSVVGCRDKMLLSLQLLLLLTLTIRTDGYFYTMIKECIASSADLTDAEYIDTYYFNKVKYVQFNSTKGRFVGFTEFGLETAKKWNNRPEVQQERDELDRVCKPNLEIQFSHIVDKTVKPKIRLRSEEEASGGHPAILLCSAYDFYPPAIDVYWLRDDEKVTMDTISTEEMADGDWYYQVHSHLEYTPTSGEKISCVVEHASSKKPIIYNWEPHVSQSERNKIAIGASGLVLGIILSAAGFIYYKKKSSERILVPS; encoded by the exons ATGAACTGGAGCTCAGTCTCTCAAACTCTCTCAGTTGTTGGGTGTAGAGACAAAATGCTGCTGAGTCTGCAGCTGCTGCTCCTACTGACTCTGACTATAAGAACAG ATGGATATTTTTACACCATGATAAAAGAATGCATTGCCAGTTCAGCAGATCTGACTGATGCGGAATACATAGATACATATTACTTTAACAAGGTGAAATATGTGCAGTTCAATAGCACCAAGGGGAGGTTTGTGGGCTTCACTGAGTTTGGACTGGAAACTGCAAAGAAATGGAACAACAGGCCTGAAGTGCAGCAGGAGAGAGACGAGCTGGACAGAGTCTGCAAACCCAATCTAGAAATACAGTTCTCTCACATTGTGGATAAAACAG TGAAGCCAAAAATCCGGCTCAGGTCAGAAGAGGAGGCCAGTGGTGGTCATCCAGCCATATTATTGTGCAGCGCATACGACTTCTATCCCCCAGCCATCGATGTGTACTGGCTGAGAGACGATGAAAAGGTGACCATGGATACAATTTCCACTGAGGAGATGGCTGACGGAGACTGGTACTACCAGGTTCACTCTCACCTGGAGTACACGCCCACATCTGGAGAGAAGATCTCCTGTGTGGTGGAGCACGCCAGCTCCAAGAAGCCCATCATCTACAACTGGG AGCCACatgtttctcagtctgagcgGAACAAGATCGCTATCGGAGCTTCAGGACTGGTGTTGGGGATCATCCTGTCAGCTGCTGGATTCATCTACTACAAGAAGAAATCCTCAG AACGGATCCTGGTGCCGAGCTGA